A genomic segment from Stenotrophomonas maltophilia encodes:
- a CDS encoding TonB-dependent receptor plug domain-containing protein, with protein MPKHTLLVAALAVALAAPLSAAAETSTDASGEASTLAAVRVTGSNIKRTDTEASNPVQVIGRQQLEQTGKATVADVLRSISANTGNASNETTNNGWASGSAGIGLRGLSQKNTLVLLNGRRLANYGFPAGGLSDTFVDLNALPLVAVERIEVLKDGASAVYGSDAVAGVVNIITRQNFEGAEIGGSFGGADQGGLHEQNLKFVGGLGDLDTDGYNILFSLQGYNRERLDQDERNLTKSGIYTDAPGGRWNGWSAKGARYLVNGVSVPMLDANGNCPTGTTRVASAPIDGLAGDTCGFNQAPFTTLIPSTKRYQAYANGTFRLNDNVEAFGEVLYSQIKSAAWFGSSPFFTLESGRFALNANSGLAEPVSSLLPANNPYNPYGRAIPIEYTFFDLGGTIKTNRSTAYRGVFGVRGTTANWDWEVAAFGARSSERESVSGGFANRWALADALATGSYNLLDPSATPQSVRDSINIATLRPAESKLQGIDARISGSLGHTWAGEIGFAAGAEWRREKLDSNNPWQIDAGLQVRPAIAEVHGQRQVSAAYAEVNVPLASTLELSAAARADHYDDFGDAFSPKIGLRWQPLDFLLVRASASKGFRAPSLSENSNSTSIAYGSVVDPRDPDVPGSRQNPTFFTVGNNELKPERTKSVNFGVVLSPWANTNLSVDYYRIQLDNLVGTNNTQTLVNDNVAGAVQRDERGKLQAVYNRYQNLSELKTSGIDVELRQRIPTAALGDFTVSSAYTHVRDYRRPTVVGGPLVDYAGSNLGATLPKDKATTTLDWKYGDFNAAVTWYYTSGYRQEASTAAKAVQQRVGSYSQYDLYLAYTGIDKLTVYAKVQNLADKTPPYDASFPGIRAPYDFSQYDLRGRYFTLGFDYRF; from the coding sequence ATGCCCAAGCACACCCTGCTCGTGGCGGCCCTGGCCGTCGCTCTGGCCGCGCCTTTGTCCGCCGCCGCCGAAACCTCCACCGACGCCAGTGGCGAAGCCAGCACCCTGGCTGCCGTGCGCGTCACCGGTTCCAACATCAAGCGCACCGATACCGAGGCCTCCAACCCGGTGCAGGTGATCGGCCGCCAGCAACTGGAACAGACCGGCAAGGCCACCGTGGCCGATGTGCTGCGCTCGATCTCGGCCAACACCGGCAATGCCAGCAACGAAACCACCAACAACGGCTGGGCCTCCGGCTCGGCCGGCATCGGCCTGCGTGGCCTGTCGCAGAAAAACACGCTGGTGCTGCTCAACGGCCGCCGCCTGGCCAACTACGGCTTCCCGGCCGGTGGCCTGTCCGATACCTTCGTCGACCTCAACGCGCTGCCGCTGGTCGCGGTCGAGCGCATTGAAGTGCTCAAGGACGGCGCCTCCGCGGTGTACGGCTCCGATGCCGTGGCTGGCGTGGTCAACATCATCACCCGGCAGAACTTCGAAGGCGCCGAGATCGGCGGCAGCTTCGGCGGTGCCGACCAGGGCGGCCTGCACGAGCAGAACCTGAAGTTCGTCGGCGGTCTCGGCGATCTCGACACCGATGGCTACAACATCCTCTTCAGCCTGCAGGGCTACAACCGCGAGCGCCTGGACCAGGACGAGCGCAACCTGACCAAGAGCGGCATCTACACCGATGCACCGGGTGGCCGCTGGAACGGCTGGTCGGCCAAGGGCGCGCGCTATCTGGTCAACGGCGTGTCGGTGCCGATGCTCGATGCCAATGGCAACTGCCCGACCGGTACCACCCGCGTTGCCAGCGCACCGATCGACGGCCTGGCCGGTGACACCTGCGGTTTCAACCAGGCACCGTTCACCACGCTGATTCCTTCGACCAAGCGCTACCAGGCCTACGCCAACGGTACTTTCCGCCTGAACGACAACGTCGAAGCCTTCGGCGAAGTGCTGTACAGCCAGATCAAGAGCGCCGCGTGGTTCGGCAGCAGCCCGTTCTTCACCCTGGAGAGCGGCCGCTTCGCACTGAACGCGAACAGCGGCCTCGCCGAGCCGGTGTCGTCGCTGCTGCCGGCCAACAATCCGTACAACCCGTATGGCCGTGCGATTCCGATCGAATACACCTTCTTCGACCTCGGCGGCACGATCAAGACCAACCGCTCAACCGCCTATCGCGGTGTGTTCGGCGTGCGTGGCACCACCGCCAACTGGGACTGGGAGGTGGCTGCATTCGGTGCGCGCAGCAGCGAGCGCGAGAGCGTGTCCGGCGGCTTCGCCAACCGCTGGGCGCTGGCCGATGCGCTGGCCACCGGCAGCTACAATCTGCTGGACCCGTCGGCCACGCCGCAGTCGGTGCGCGATTCGATCAACATCGCCACGCTGCGCCCGGCCGAGTCCAAGCTGCAGGGGATCGACGCCAGGATCTCCGGCAGCCTGGGCCACACCTGGGCCGGCGAAATTGGTTTCGCCGCTGGTGCCGAGTGGCGCCGCGAGAAGCTCGACTCCAACAACCCGTGGCAGATCGATGCCGGCCTGCAGGTGCGCCCGGCCATTGCCGAAGTGCATGGCCAGCGCCAGGTCAGTGCGGCCTACGCCGAAGTGAACGTGCCGCTGGCCTCGACCCTGGAGCTGTCCGCCGCCGCGCGTGCCGATCACTACGATGATTTCGGCGATGCGTTCTCGCCGAAGATCGGCCTGCGCTGGCAGCCGCTGGATTTCCTGCTGGTGCGTGCCTCCGCCTCGAAGGGCTTCCGCGCACCGTCGCTGTCGGAGAACTCCAACAGCACCAGCATCGCCTACGGCAGCGTGGTTGATCCGCGTGATCCGGACGTGCCGGGCTCGCGCCAGAACCCGACCTTCTTCACCGTCGGCAACAACGAACTGAAGCCCGAGCGAACCAAGAGCGTGAACTTCGGCGTAGTGCTGTCGCCGTGGGCCAACACCAACCTGAGCGTGGACTACTACCGCATCCAGCTGGACAACCTGGTCGGCACCAACAACACCCAGACCCTGGTCAATGACAACGTGGCCGGTGCCGTGCAGCGCGATGAGCGCGGCAAGCTGCAGGCGGTCTACAACCGCTACCAGAACCTGAGCGAGCTGAAGACCTCGGGCATCGATGTCGAGCTGCGCCAACGCATCCCGACCGCTGCGCTGGGTGACTTCACCGTGTCCTCGGCCTACACCCACGTGCGCGACTACCGTCGCCCGACCGTGGTCGGCGGCCCGCTGGTCGACTACGCCGGCAGCAACCTGGGCGCGACCCTGCCTAAGGACAAGGCGACCACCACGCTGGACTGGAAGTACGGCGACTTCAACGCAGCGGTGACGTGGTACTACACCAGCGGCTACCGCCAGGAAGCCAGCACTGCAGCGAAGGCCGTGCAGCAGCGTGTCGGCAGCTACAGCCAGTACGACCTGTACCTGGCCTACACCGGTATCGACAAGCTGACCGTGTACGCCAAGGTGCAGAACCTGGCCGACAAGACGCCTCCGTACGACGCCTCGTTCCCGGGCATCCGCGCGCCGTACGACTTCAGCCAGTACGACCTGCGCGGCCGCTACTTCACGCTGGGCTTCGATTACCGCTTCTGA
- a CDS encoding M14 family zinc carboxypeptidase codes for MSLHRRAVLPLLLAVAAVLSSPQPAQAQSAYFFPQATDAAVFDAAVPTPEQFLGYPIGSCYTRHDQLVAYFQELARHSDKISVREIGRSYEGRPLLIATVTAAGNHARLEQIRQQHATLADPAQPRSAAGDSPVVVWLGYSVHGNETSSAEAAMLTAYYLVANRSAETQQWLQQAVVLFDPAQNPDGRDRAANWHNAWASDPASADPADKEHVEPFPPGRTNHYFTDLNRDWLALTQQDSRPKVEVFHQWYPNVQIDFHEMGKDSTYYFEPSPKSMHSPLIPPASYEFNKTLAKYHAQALDALGSLYYTGENFDNFSPVYGSTYPDFHGAVGVTVEQASSRGRVQESVNGLLTFPFTIRNQVATGLGTVRGAVTERSGLFDLQKQFFQSALKQAAQQPVKSFVFGDAHDPALTRRLLELLLLHRIEVRALDRAVTVDGQRFDAGSTYVVPVQQAQFRLVHSIFAETPPIKGDVFYGSTSYAIAPAYGVAFAGSRSRVDGGARVTVLPAEQGAVLGGQAGFAYAIDWRDYNAGRALAALQEKGVNVRAAFQPFTTATTQGEVSFAAGSLVIPVAGQSLQGTALLEAVTSAARAAGVQVHALSSGRSREGIDLGSDGVKALRKPAVALVMGEGVAATEIGSAWFLLDQQLHLPASKLDPQQLGKVPLDRYTTIVLSGGTYTGVDATAVAALKRWVQAGGSLVTYGSASKWAIEQKLADGEVLGKEEDAADESRRAFGDQRDIAAIERVSGNILSADVDTSHPLAFGVPRRQLAINKENTVTLQPSTNPFSTVVRIDAPPRVNGYLSERNRTRVAGSAWLLVSAQGQGNVVLFADDPAHRKYWHGTDRLLINAIFFGNLVNPSKARG; via the coding sequence GTGTCCTTGCATCGCCGTGCCGTTCTTCCGTTGCTTCTTGCCGTCGCCGCCGTACTGTCCTCGCCGCAGCCGGCGCAGGCGCAGAGCGCGTACTTCTTCCCGCAGGCCACCGACGCAGCGGTGTTCGATGCGGCCGTGCCCACGCCGGAGCAGTTCCTCGGCTATCCGATCGGCAGCTGTTACACCCGGCACGACCAGCTGGTGGCGTACTTCCAGGAACTGGCCAGACACTCGGACAAGATCAGCGTGCGCGAGATCGGCCGCAGCTATGAGGGCCGCCCGCTGCTGATCGCCACGGTCACTGCCGCAGGCAACCACGCGCGGTTGGAGCAGATCCGCCAGCAGCACGCGACCCTGGCCGATCCGGCGCAGCCACGCAGTGCGGCGGGCGACAGCCCGGTGGTCGTGTGGCTGGGCTACAGCGTACATGGCAACGAGACCTCCAGTGCCGAAGCGGCGATGCTGACCGCCTACTACCTGGTGGCCAATCGCAGCGCCGAAACCCAGCAGTGGCTGCAGCAGGCGGTGGTGCTGTTCGACCCGGCGCAGAATCCGGACGGCCGCGATCGCGCCGCCAACTGGCATAACGCGTGGGCCTCCGATCCGGCCTCGGCCGACCCGGCCGACAAGGAACACGTCGAACCGTTCCCGCCGGGCCGTACCAACCACTACTTCACCGATCTCAACCGCGACTGGCTGGCCCTGACCCAGCAGGACTCGCGGCCGAAGGTGGAGGTGTTCCACCAGTGGTATCCCAACGTGCAGATCGACTTCCACGAGATGGGCAAGGACAGCACCTACTACTTCGAGCCCTCGCCGAAGAGCATGCACAGCCCGCTGATTCCGCCGGCGTCGTACGAGTTCAACAAGACCCTGGCCAAGTACCACGCGCAGGCGCTGGATGCGCTGGGGTCGCTGTACTACACCGGCGAGAATTTCGACAACTTCTCGCCGGTGTACGGCTCTACCTATCCGGACTTCCATGGTGCTGTCGGCGTTACCGTCGAGCAGGCCAGCTCGCGCGGCCGCGTGCAGGAATCGGTGAATGGCCTGCTGACGTTCCCGTTCACCATCCGCAACCAGGTCGCCACCGGTCTGGGTACCGTGCGCGGTGCAGTGACCGAGCGCAGCGGCCTGTTCGACCTGCAGAAGCAGTTCTTCCAGAGTGCACTGAAGCAGGCCGCACAGCAGCCGGTGAAGAGTTTCGTGTTCGGTGATGCGCATGACCCGGCACTGACCCGTCGCCTGCTTGAACTGTTGCTGCTGCATCGCATCGAGGTGCGCGCGCTGGATCGTGCCGTCACTGTCGATGGCCAGCGCTTCGATGCCGGCAGCACCTACGTGGTGCCGGTGCAGCAGGCGCAGTTCCGCCTGGTGCATTCGATCTTTGCCGAGACGCCACCGATCAAGGGCGATGTGTTCTACGGCAGCACCAGCTACGCGATCGCACCGGCCTACGGCGTGGCCTTCGCCGGTAGCCGCAGCCGTGTCGACGGCGGTGCACGCGTGACCGTGCTGCCGGCGGAGCAGGGGGCCGTGCTGGGCGGCCAGGCCGGATTCGCCTATGCGATCGACTGGCGCGACTACAACGCCGGGCGCGCGCTGGCCGCGCTGCAGGAAAAGGGCGTGAATGTACGCGCGGCATTCCAGCCGTTCACCACCGCGACCACGCAGGGCGAGGTCAGCTTCGCCGCCGGCAGCCTGGTGATTCCGGTGGCCGGGCAATCACTGCAGGGCACGGCGTTGCTTGAAGCAGTGACGTCTGCCGCGCGCGCTGCCGGCGTGCAGGTGCACGCGCTGTCCAGCGGCCGCAGCCGCGAGGGCATCGACCTCGGCAGTGACGGTGTCAAAGCGCTGCGCAAGCCTGCGGTGGCACTGGTGATGGGCGAGGGCGTGGCCGCCACCGAAATCGGATCGGCGTGGTTCCTGCTCGACCAGCAGCTGCACCTGCCGGCCAGCAAACTGGACCCGCAGCAGCTGGGCAAGGTGCCGCTGGACCGCTACACCACCATCGTGCTGTCCGGTGGTACCTACACCGGCGTCGATGCCACGGCTGTGGCTGCACTGAAGCGCTGGGTGCAGGCCGGTGGTTCACTGGTGACCTACGGCAGTGCCTCGAAGTGGGCGATCGAACAGAAGCTCGCCGACGGCGAGGTGCTCGGCAAGGAAGAAGATGCAGCTGACGAGAGCCGTCGCGCGTTCGGCGATCAGCGCGACATCGCTGCGATCGAGCGGGTCAGTGGCAACATCCTCAGTGCCGACGTGGATACCAGCCATCCGCTGGCATTCGGCGTGCCGCGCCGGCAATTGGCGATCAACAAGGAGAACACGGTGACGCTGCAGCCGAGCACGAACCCGTTCTCGACGGTGGTACGCATCGACGCCCCGCCGCGGGTGAATGGCTATCTGTCCGAGCGCAATCGTACGCGGGTGGCAGGCAGCGCGTGGCTGCTGGTGTCGGCGCAGGGGCAGGGCAACGTGGTGCTGTTTGCCGATGATCCGGCGCATCGCAAGTACTGGCACGGCACGGATCGGCTGCTGATCAACGCGATCTTCTTCGGGAATCTGGTGAATCCGAGTAAAGCGCGGGGTTGA
- a CDS encoding outer membrane beta-barrel protein, protein MRKMLLPTCLLLAAPLLASASDELSYTYVEGGWNRLKLDAGNAADFTTDGGYARGSFAVTPQFHVIAGASRVSGSDRRGAARVKTTLDVPYLGLGYHAPISDRLDFTSEFAWNHRSATSDYRLGDARSRQTSRFNEVVGMVGVRGRFTEQIEGWLKGGYANGGDGQDARWYGVVGGQLNITDRWGVVLEGQFDKDTSEYRAGVRASF, encoded by the coding sequence ATGCGCAAGATGCTCCTGCCAACCTGCCTGCTGCTGGCAGCACCGCTGCTGGCGTCGGCCAGCGATGAGCTCAGCTACACCTATGTGGAGGGTGGCTGGAACCGACTGAAGCTCGATGCCGGTAACGCCGCTGACTTCACCACAGATGGCGGCTATGCCCGCGGTTCGTTCGCGGTCACACCACAGTTCCATGTAATCGCCGGCGCGTCACGCGTCAGCGGAAGTGACCGCCGGGGCGCTGCGCGGGTAAAAACCACGCTCGACGTTCCGTACCTGGGCTTGGGATATCACGCACCGATCAGCGACCGTCTGGACTTCACCAGCGAGTTTGCCTGGAATCACCGTTCGGCGACGTCGGACTACCGCCTCGGCGATGCACGTTCCCGCCAGACCTCTCGATTCAACGAGGTAGTGGGCATGGTGGGTGTGCGCGGCAGGTTCACCGAGCAGATCGAAGGCTGGCTGAAGGGCGGCTACGCCAATGGCGGTGACGGGCAGGATGCCCGCTGGTACGGCGTGGTGGGCGGACAGCTGAACATCACCGATAGGTGGGGGGTGGTACTGGAAGGCCAGTTCGACAAGGACACATCCGAGTACAGGGCGGGCGTACGCGCCAGCTTCTAG